Below is a genomic region from Dechloromonas denitrificans.
GCGACATCCGCGACTCCAAGGACATGACGCTGGAGGAAATGACCGACTGGCTGATCTGCGCTGCTGAAAAGCACCAGACGGTGATCCGCCTGCAGACCGGCGACCCCGGCCTGTACGGTGCATTGATCGAAATGACCCGCCCACTGACCGCCGCCGGCATCGAGTGGGCCGTCGTTCCCGGCGTATCCTCGGCGATGGCTTCGATGGCTGCGGCCGGCGAAACACTGACCCTGCCCGAAGTGACGCAAACGGTGATCCTGACCCGCGTTGCCGGCCGCACGCCGATGCCGCCGGGCGAAGATCTCGAATCCCTCGCCGCACACAAATCGACTCTGTGCATCTACCTGTCGATCACGCTGCTGCACAAGGTTCAGGAAGCATTGCTCGCCGCCGGCTGGCCGGAAGATGCGCCGATTCTCGTCGTCCAGAAAGCCAGTTGGCCGGATGAGGAAAAGATCGTGCGCGGCACGATCAAGGACATCAAACGCAAGTGCCAGGACGAGAAGATCGCCAGCCAGGCAATGATCGTCGCCAGCCCGACCCTGGGCGCCGCCGACTGGCCCGACCTGATCCGCTCCAAGCTCTACGACCCGAGCTTCACCCACCGCTTCCGCAAGGCAACCGAGAAACCCAATGATTAACGACACCACCCTGCTTCTCGTCGGCCACGGCTCACGCGGCCGTGAGGGCAACAAGGAAACGATCAATTTCGCCGCGCAGTGGCGCGAACAGCACCCGGACTGGCGCATCGAGGTGTGCTTCATCGAGCACGCCGAAGTGCTACTCGATGCCGGCCTCGACCGCGCGGCGCGTGAAGCAAAACGCGTCGTAGCCATTCCCTTCATCCTCAACGCCGCCGGCCACGTCAAGATGGAACTGCCGCATGCGCTGGAAGAAGCCCGACTGCGCCACCCCGGCGTCGAGTTCGTGGTCACTCGCCACCTCGGCATGGGGCGCGAGATTTTTGCTGTCCTGCAGGGACAGCTCGACCACCTGATGAAACAACTGGCCGTCCCCGACCCGATGACCACCGGCGTCATCCTGCTCGGTCGCGGCTCGTCGGACGCCGGCGCCAATGGCGAACTGGCCAAGATGGCGCGCTGGATTTTCGAGGACAACGATCATGAGCTGGTCGACCTGGCCTTTACCGGCGTGACCTGGCCGCGCCTGGAAACCGTCGTCCAGCGCCAGGTCAGGCTGGGCATGATGCAAATTGCCATTGTCCCGGTCTACCTGTTCACCGGCGTACTCATCGAGCGCATCAAGGAGCAAGTCGAGCGCCTGCAGCGCCAGTATCCGCAAATCAGCTTCGCGCTCGGCACCCATTTCGGCTTCGACAAAGGCATTTTCGAACTGCTCGACCGCAAGGCGGACGGCGATGCAGAAGCCGGCGGGATGCTCGAATGCGATGGCTGCAAGTACCGCGAAGCGGCCGAGGCAGAACATCTGCACGACCACAGCCACACGGCGGTACATGGCGAACACCATGGCTGCAGTCACGGCCATACCCATGACACCAGCCATGCCCACGGCTGCGCCCACAAACACGACTGATCGCACGGAGACAAGCATGAATCCCAATACCGCTACCGAACAACTGACCGCCGCCGGCCGCGCCATCGAACACGAATCGTTTGCCGTGATCGATGCCGAAGCCGGCCCGCACGACTACACCGATGAACAATGGCCGCTGGTTCGCCGGATGATCCACGCCAATGCCGATTTTGAATTCAATGGCCTGACGGCCTTCCACCCGGAAGCCATGCGGGCCGGTTTTGAGGCCGTGCTCAAGGGCAATACGCCGATCGTCGCCGATGTCGAAATGATCTGCGTCGGCCTCTCCAAACCGCGCCTGGCCCACTTCGGCCTGAGCACGCACCACTACATTTCGGACGAAGACGTCATCGCGCAGGCCAAGGCAGAGAACAGCACCCGCGCCGTGCAGGCAATGCGCAAGGCGCACAAGCTGGGCAAGCTGGATGGCGCGATTGTCGGCATCGGCAATGCACCGACTGCACTGATCGAGCTGGTTCGCCTGATTCGTGAAGAAGGCGTACGTCCGGCACTGGTCGTTGCCATGCCGGTCGGTTTCGTCTCCGCCGCCGAATCGAAGGACCTGATGATGACGGTCAACGACGTGCCATGGGTCGCCATCAAGGGGCGCAAAGGCGGTTCGACACTGGTCGTTGCCGCGATCCACGCCATGCTCTCGCTGGCTGAAGCCAAGCAAAACGAACTGGCCGCCTGATTCTCGATGCCTCCGGAAATCATCCCCGTCGACAATCCCGCGCCGGCTGAAACCAAAGCCAAGGTCCGCAAGGGTGACGCCAAGCGCGAACGCGGCAACCGCACCGGTTTCACCACCGGCGCCTGCTCGGCCGCCGCGGCCCGTGCAGCAACACTCGGCCTGCTCAACAGCGAAGTCGCCGAGACAGTGGTCTGTCGCCTGCCGAACGGCAGCGAAGTGAGCTTCACCGTGATCGACGGTTATGTCGAAGAAGTGGCCGGACTGGCCCACGCCGTCATCGTCAAGGATGCCGGCGACGACCCCGATGCAACGCATGGCGCCCACATGACGGCCGATGTCCGGCTGCTCAGGCATCGCGCCGGCGAAGTCATCCTCAAGGGCGGCTTCGGTGTCGGCGTGGTCACCAAGGACGGTCTCGGGCTGGAAGTCGGCGGCCCGGCGATCAACCCGGTGCCGCGCCGCAACATCGTCGACAACGTGCGGGCGGTGGCCGGCGAACTGCTCGATCACGATGGGCTGGAAATCACCATTTCGGTCCCCGGCGGCGACGAGATGGCGAAAAAGACACTCAACGCCCGGCTCGGCATCCTCGGTGGCATCTCGATTCTCGGCACGACCGGCATCGTTCGCCCCTATTCGACCGCCGCCTTTCGGGCCAGCGTCGTGCAGGCGGTCGATGTGGCTGCCCGTCAGGGCCAGACCAGCGTGATCTTCACAACCGGCGGACGAACCGAAAAATTCGCCATGAAGCAGTTGCCGGAACTCGATGAATCCTGCTTCGTACAGATGGGCGATTTCGTCAAAGCGGCATTCAGCAGCGCGGTGAAGCGCGAATTCCCCAAGGTGTACGTCGGGGCGATGGTCGGCAAGCTGACCAAAATGTGCCAGGGCCTTGCCGTCACCCATGCCTGGAAAGCCGAAGTCGACCGCGACATTCTTGCCGAATCGGCGCAGGAAGTCGGTGCACCGCCCGATCTGGTCGAAGAAATCCGCGCCGCCGAAACAGCCCGCTTTGCCGCCGAAAAGCTCGCCGGAATGGGGTTGACCGTGGCATTCCACCAACAACTGGCCAAAAAGGCCATCCGCAGCCTGAAAAAACACTACCCCGGCAATTACCACCTCGCCGTGCTGGTTTGCGATTTCGAAGGCCAGTTCATTTGTCGCGTCGATGAAGAGGAAGCATGACCATCAAACCCGTTGAACAATGCACCCTGCTCGGCATGCTCGATGACGGCTGGGCCGGTCTTTCCGATACCGCCCGCCAGCGCCTGGCGACGGCCGATGTGGTGATCGGCGCCGGACGCACGCTTGAGCTGGTCCGCCCGCATTTGGCCGCCAGCGCCGAAATTTTCGATATGGGCGGCAAGCTCGGCCAGGTTGCCGGCTGGATTCTGGAAGCGCGCCAACAAGGCAAAAGTAGCGTCGCGCTGGCCACCGGCGATCCGCTCTGCCACGGCATCGCTTCGTGGCTGACCGGCAAGCTCGGCCGCGATGGCTTCGAGATCATGCCCGCCGTGTCCACCCTGCAACTGGCTTTCGCCCGCTTCAAGACAGCCTGGCAGGACATCCGGATTGCCACCTGCCACAGTGCCGATGCCGGCGAGTGGTTCGTCGGCGCCACGCCGGAACACGGTCTTTACAAACTGATGCGGGCGATTGCGCAACATCCGCGCGTCGCCTTGTTCACCGGCCCGGAAAACACGCCCGACCGGCTGGCCCGGGCGCTGATCACCGCGGGTTACGGCGACCAGGCGAGGCTTTCGGTCGCCTGTCGCCTGCTGCTCGACGATGAAATCATCTTCACCGGACTTGCTGCGGTCGACGCCGCCCAAATGCAATTTCCGCAACCCAATGTCGTGCTCGTCGAACGCACACCGGACGCTAGTGCACCGAGCTTCGGGCTGGAAGACCTCGAATACATCCAGCGTTCGCCGGAAAAGGGCCTGATCACCAAGCAGGAAGCACGCGCCCTGTCGCTCGCCAAGCTGCGTCTCAAACCCGACGCCATCGTCTGGGACATCGGCGCCGGTTCCGGCTCGGTCGGCCTCGAATGTGCCCGACTGGCGCCGCACGGCCACGTCTGGGCGATTGAAAAAAACGAGGGCGATGCGGCCAACGCCCGCGCCAACGCCGCGCGTTTCCGGGTCGGCAACTACACGCTGAGCCAGGGCAAAGCCCCGGCTCTGCTCGACACCTGGCCTGACCCGGATGCGGTGTTCATCGGAGGCTCGGGCGGCGAACTCAGCGAGTTGATCAAGCTCATCCTCGCCCGCCTGAAACCCGGCGGCCGGCTGGTGATGAACTTCGTGACGCTGGAAAACCTCGCCACCGCCACCGCATCGCTCAAGGAAAACGGTGCAGCCTGGGATGTCGTCCAGCTCCAGGCCAGCCGCTCGCAACCAATTCTCGACATGCACCGGATGGCGGCCCAGAACCCCGTCTGGATCGTCACCGCAAGCAAGGAAAACACATGATTGAACCCAAAACCTACGGCAAACTGATCGGCGCTTCGCTCGGCCCCGGAGATCCCGAACTGATCACCCGCCGCGCCTGGCGCGCACTGCAATCAGGCGCACGCTGGCTGTATCCGGTCAAGAAAGCCGAGGAATCTTCCTACGCGCTGTCGATCGTTGAACGCGGCGGGATTGCCGTGCCGGGCGATGCCGTCGAACTGGTTTTCCCGATGACGCGCGATGCCGAAATCCTCGCCAAGGCCTGGAGCCGCGCCGCCGTTCAGACGGTGGAACTGCTCGCCGAAGGGCGTGATCTGGTCTTCCTGGTCGAAGGCGATGCCTCGACTTTCGCCACCTTCGGCCACCTCGCCCGCGTCGTCCGCGAACTGGTGCCGGCCGTTGAAGTCGAGACGATCCCCGGCGTTTCCTCCTTCGCCGCCGCTGCCGCCAGCACTGGCACCGTACTCGCCGAGGAAGACGAAACCTTCGCCATCATCCCGGCGGCCTACGGTGTCGAGGTGATCGACCATCTGCTCGACGAGTTCGACACGCTGGCCCTGCTCAAGGTCAAGCCGCTGGTCGACGAGGTCATCGAGCTGCTCGAGCGCCGCGAACTGCTGGCCACCTCGGTCTTCATCGAAAAGGTCGGCTCGCCGGACGAGCGCGTGATCCGCGATATCACCAGCCTGAAGGGCGAAAAGGTCAATTACCTGTCGTTGATGCTGGTCCAGAACCCGAAACGCGTGCGCGGCGAATTGCGCCGTGGCTGCCGAAAGCGCAAGGATGCTGCTGCGGTCGACGCCTGAAAAAGACAAAAAACCAAGCCCCACAGAGAACCCCAATATGAAAATCGCCGTCGTCTCCATCACCAAACATGGCATCGCGCTGGCCGGCAAAGTCGTCGCCGCCCTGCCCGGCGCTCAACTTTTCTGCCCCGAAAAATTCCGGGCCGATGCAGAAACCGCAGCGCCCGGCACTTTCCATTGCTATACCGGCAAGGTCGGCGATCAAGTGCCGGCCCTATTCGCCGCTTTCGACGGGATTGTCTGCATCGTCTCGCTCGGAGCGGTTGTCCGGCTGATTGCTCCGCACCTGAAAAACAAGGAAACCGATCCGGCGGTCGTCGTTATCGACGAAGCTGGCAAATTCGTCATTCCGATGCTTTCCGGCCATCTCGGCGGCGCCAATTCGCTGGCCGGCCATCTCGCCACCGCCCTCGGCGCGACACCGGTCTTGACCACGGCATCCGATGCACGCCAGACGCTGGCCGTCGACCTGCTCGGCCGCGAACTGGGCTGGACTTTTGAAGCGACACACGACGAAATCGTCCGTTGCAGCGCCGCCGTGGTCAATGACGAGGCCGTCGCGCTGGTTCAGGAAAGCGGCAGCGAGGACTGGTGGACGAATCACGCCAATGGCCGAAGTGGACCTCTGGCCGCCAATATCCAACGGTTCAGCCGGATCGAGGAAATTGACCCCGAGCATTTTGCCGCCGTCCTGTGGATCAGCCAGCGTGCCCTGCCTGCCGGGCTGGCCGCCCGCCTGGCCGGTAAACGGGTGATTTACCGGCCGGCCGACCAGG
It encodes:
- a CDS encoding cobalt-precorrin-5B (C(1))-methyltransferase, giving the protein MPPEIIPVDNPAPAETKAKVRKGDAKRERGNRTGFTTGACSAAAARAATLGLLNSEVAETVVCRLPNGSEVSFTVIDGYVEEVAGLAHAVIVKDAGDDPDATHGAHMTADVRLLRHRAGEVILKGGFGVGVVTKDGLGLEVGGPAINPVPRRNIVDNVRAVAGELLDHDGLEITISVPGGDEMAKKTLNARLGILGGISILGTTGIVRPYSTAAFRASVVQAVDVAARQGQTSVIFTTGGRTEKFAMKQLPELDESCFVQMGDFVKAAFSSAVKREFPKVYVGAMVGKLTKMCQGLAVTHAWKAEVDRDILAESAQEVGAPPDLVEEIRAAETARFAAEKLAGMGLTVAFHQQLAKKAIRSLKKHYPGNYHLAVLVCDFEGQFICRVDEEEA
- the cobM gene encoding precorrin-4 C(11)-methyltransferase encodes the protein MPGKIWFIGAGPGDPDLITVKGRKLLEQSGAVLFAGSLVDQAATLFTPEGCDIRDSKDMTLEEMTDWLICAAEKHQTVIRLQTGDPGLYGALIEMTRPLTAAGIEWAVVPGVSSAMASMAAAGETLTLPEVTQTVILTRVAGRTPMPPGEDLESLAAHKSTLCIYLSITLLHKVQEALLAAGWPEDAPILVVQKASWPDEEKIVRGTIKDIKRKCQDEKIASQAMIVASPTLGAADWPDLIRSKLYDPSFTHRFRKATEKPND
- the cbiE gene encoding precorrin-6y C5,15-methyltransferase (decarboxylating) subunit CbiE — translated: MTIKPVEQCTLLGMLDDGWAGLSDTARQRLATADVVIGAGRTLELVRPHLAASAEIFDMGGKLGQVAGWILEARQQGKSSVALATGDPLCHGIASWLTGKLGRDGFEIMPAVSTLQLAFARFKTAWQDIRIATCHSADAGEWFVGATPEHGLYKLMRAIAQHPRVALFTGPENTPDRLARALITAGYGDQARLSVACRLLLDDEIIFTGLAAVDAAQMQFPQPNVVLVERTPDASAPSFGLEDLEYIQRSPEKGLITKQEARALSLAKLRLKPDAIVWDIGAGSGSVGLECARLAPHGHVWAIEKNEGDAANARANAARFRVGNYTLSQGKAPALLDTWPDPDAVFIGGSGGELSELIKLILARLKPGGRLVMNFVTLENLATATASLKENGAAWDVVQLQASRSQPILDMHRMAAQNPVWIVTASKENT
- a CDS encoding sirohydrochlorin chelatase is translated as MNDTTLLLVGHGSRGREGNKETINFAAQWREQHPDWRIEVCFIEHAEVLLDAGLDRAAREAKRVVAIPFILNAAGHVKMELPHALEEARLRHPGVEFVVTRHLGMGREIFAVLQGQLDHLMKQLAVPDPMTTGVILLGRGSSDAGANGELAKMARWIFEDNDHELVDLAFTGVTWPRLETVVQRQVRLGMMQIAIVPVYLFTGVLIERIKEQVERLQRQYPQISFALGTHFGFDKGIFELLDRKADGDAEAGGMLECDGCKYREAAEAEHLHDHSHTAVHGEHHGCSHGHTHDTSHAHGCAHKHD
- the cobI gene encoding precorrin-2 C(20)-methyltransferase yields the protein MIEPKTYGKLIGASLGPGDPELITRRAWRALQSGARWLYPVKKAEESSYALSIVERGGIAVPGDAVELVFPMTRDAEILAKAWSRAAVQTVELLAEGRDLVFLVEGDASTFATFGHLARVVRELVPAVEVETIPGVSSFAAAAASTGTVLAEEDETFAIIPAAYGVEVIDHLLDEFDTLALLKVKPLVDEVIELLERRELLATSVFIEKVGSPDERVIRDITSLKGEKVNYLSLMLVQNPKRVRGELRRGCRKRKDAAAVDA
- a CDS encoding cobalamin biosynthesis central domain-containing protein; its protein translation is MKIAVVSITKHGIALAGKVVAALPGAQLFCPEKFRADAETAAPGTFHCYTGKVGDQVPALFAAFDGIVCIVSLGAVVRLIAPHLKNKETDPAVVVIDEAGKFVIPMLSGHLGGANSLAGHLATALGATPVLTTASDARQTLAVDLLGRELGWTFEATHDEIVRCSAAVVNDEAVALVQESGSEDWWTNHANGRSGPLAANIQRFSRIEEIDPEHFAAVLWISQRALPAGLAARLAGKRVIYRPADQA
- a CDS encoding precorrin-8X methylmutase, with translation MNPNTATEQLTAAGRAIEHESFAVIDAEAGPHDYTDEQWPLVRRMIHANADFEFNGLTAFHPEAMRAGFEAVLKGNTPIVADVEMICVGLSKPRLAHFGLSTHHYISDEDVIAQAKAENSTRAVQAMRKAHKLGKLDGAIVGIGNAPTALIELVRLIREEGVRPALVVAMPVGFVSAAESKDLMMTVNDVPWVAIKGRKGGSTLVVAAIHAMLSLAEAKQNELAA